One Synechococcus sp. PROS-9-1 DNA window includes the following coding sequences:
- the pstA gene encoding phosphate ABC transporter permease PstA: MNYPSVAKSATGTPDLNYKSWLKRNIGSQALSILAGLFSLVCVLPLIAVLAYLVIKGISTFNLDLFTKLPPPPGVEDGGIANAILGSIIVTIIAAMIAIPIGVGGGIYLAEYSTGRGFSQFIRFGTNVLAGVPSIIAGVFVYGVIVSTRIIFGNTFSAIAGGTALSVLMLPTVVKTTDEGLKLVSNDLRRAALGVGASRFVTVTQITLPKAFTPIATGVVLAIARASGETAPLIFTALFSPFWPNGIFDPIATLSVLIYNFAAQPYEVQNELAWAASFILVMFILALNLFARWLGRRVSS, from the coding sequence ATGAATTATCCCTCAGTCGCCAAGTCAGCAACAGGAACCCCTGACCTCAACTATAAGAGTTGGCTAAAACGAAATATTGGCAGTCAGGCTTTATCGATTTTGGCTGGATTGTTTTCACTTGTGTGTGTTTTGCCACTGATTGCGGTGCTTGCTTATCTTGTAATAAAAGGAATATCAACATTTAACTTGGACCTTTTCACCAAGCTCCCGCCGCCACCAGGTGTTGAAGATGGAGGAATTGCCAATGCAATTCTTGGAAGTATCATTGTCACCATAATTGCGGCAATGATCGCGATTCCTATAGGTGTAGGTGGTGGAATCTACTTGGCAGAATATTCTACCGGCCGAGGATTTTCTCAATTCATTCGTTTTGGAACCAACGTTCTTGCTGGCGTCCCATCAATTATTGCTGGTGTTTTTGTTTACGGAGTGATTGTTTCTACTCGAATCATTTTTGGCAATACCTTTAGCGCGATAGCAGGAGGAACTGCTCTTTCTGTATTGATGCTTCCCACTGTGGTCAAGACAACAGATGAAGGCTTGAAACTTGTTTCTAACGACCTAAGGCGTGCTGCCCTTGGAGTTGGTGCATCTCGTTTTGTGACAGTGACTCAAATCACTCTCCCTAAAGCTTTCACACCAATAGCAACTGGAGTGGTGTTGGCGATCGCGAGAGCATCGGGTGAAACTGCACCTTTAATATTTACAGCGCTTTTCTCACCATTTTGGCCGAATGGGATCTTTGATCCTATTGCAACGTTATCTGTTTTAATTTATAATTTTGCTGCTCAGCCTTATGAAGTTCAAAATGAACTCGCTTGGGCAGCGTCCTTTATTCTTGTTATGTTCATATTGGCTCTCAATCTCTTTGCTCGATGGCTTGGACGGAGAGTCTCGAGCTAA
- a CDS encoding inositol monophosphatase family protein translates to MTSVLDCRQVASDADLDAASQQELAEIARTAANLGAAVLMQHYGRLSSIESKGRIGDLVTNADVAAEKVVLDYLREHTPTIAILAEESGSSGTPGSLCWCVDPLDGTTNFAHGYPFFATSVGLIWKGLPLLGSVAVPFLNETYWCSPHQGSYLNDTPIHVSDCITLQDSLLVTGFAYDRHEVTDNNYAEFCWLTHRCRGVRRGGAAAVDLAFVASGRLDGYWERGLAPWDLAAGAALVACAGGVVGDYKDSLFDVGEGRILATSSGLHLPLKQELARVTAFSPKLYGA, encoded by the coding sequence ATGACTTCAGTTCTTGATTGCAGGCAGGTGGCCAGCGATGCTGATCTGGACGCAGCGAGCCAGCAAGAGCTTGCTGAGATCGCCCGTACAGCTGCAAACCTGGGAGCTGCCGTGCTGATGCAGCATTACGGCCGTCTCAGCAGCATCGAAAGTAAGGGGCGTATTGGCGACTTGGTCACAAACGCTGATGTGGCCGCAGAAAAAGTGGTTCTTGATTACTTAAGAGAGCACACTCCTACGATTGCGATCCTTGCCGAAGAATCCGGCTCCAGTGGTACTCCAGGTTCGTTGTGTTGGTGCGTGGATCCCCTGGACGGCACAACGAATTTTGCTCACGGATATCCCTTTTTTGCCACTTCAGTGGGCTTGATCTGGAAGGGTTTACCACTGCTGGGTTCGGTGGCAGTGCCGTTCCTCAATGAGACCTATTGGTGTTCTCCCCATCAAGGGAGCTATCTCAACGACACTCCCATTCATGTGAGTGATTGCATCACCTTGCAGGACAGCCTTCTCGTGACGGGATTTGCTTACGACAGGCATGAGGTTACCGATAACAATTACGCCGAGTTCTGTTGGCTAACCCATCGATGTCGTGGTGTAAGGCGGGGTGGGGCCGCAGCCGTTGATCTTGCTTTTGTGGCCAGCGGGCGACTGGACGGCTATTGGGAGCGTGGTTTGGCACCTTGGGACCTGGCAGCAGGTGCTGCCTTGGTGGCTTGCGCTGGTGGTGTTGTTGGTGATTACAAAGACTCCTTATTCGATGTGGGCGAAGGCAGGATTCTCGCAACGTCTTCAGGGCTCCATCTCCCGCTCAAACAAGAGCTTGCTCGCGTGACCGCCTTCTCACCCAAGCTTTATGGAGCTTGA
- a CDS encoding 2Fe-2S iron-sulfur cluster-binding protein, with protein MRPNHTVTIHWPQAGRTITHQVPEGEYILQSFEQQGDPLPFSCRNGCCTSCAVRVQSGSLDQSEAMGLSKELRQQGYGLLCVARAIGPLEAVTQDEDEVYELQFGRHFGRGQVRPGLPLDEE; from the coding sequence ATGAGACCAAACCACACGGTCACCATTCACTGGCCTCAGGCTGGACGGACGATCACCCATCAGGTTCCAGAGGGGGAGTACATCCTCCAAAGCTTTGAGCAGCAGGGTGATCCGCTCCCTTTTTCATGCCGTAATGGTTGCTGCACGTCTTGCGCAGTAAGAGTTCAAAGTGGAAGCCTGGATCAATCCGAGGCCATGGGACTTTCAAAAGAGCTCAGACAACAGGGTTACGGGTTGCTTTGCGTTGCAAGAGCCATCGGTCCTCTTGAGGCGGTCACACAAGATGAGGATGAGGTGTATGAGCTGCAGTTTGGACGTCATTTCGGGCGTGGTCAGGTTCGTCCTGGCCTTCCTTTGGATGAGGAGTGA
- a CDS encoding ATP phosphoribosyltransferase regulatory subunit, translated as MALQPATGARDLNPKQVQQNQHLREQLATVYRHWGYDEVSPPQVERLDTLMAGGAIASHDVVRLVADDPLGLRPEMTASIARAACTRLKDRPRPLRLCACGTIFESRTAEEGGLCIEEKLHSGVELFGVKDLAAELELLTLLLEAMNALSLLGEHQPKLLIGHTALMELVLAPFEQPMREDIRTCLIQYDRLGLEAMGLDSSDLRRLVNLLDCRGTPKTILDLLGEHFGSQTVLNDLNRVFVHLSPLAQQQSLALQLDPTFHPHHQLYDGLVFQLVCQGVSAPVVIARGGRYDGLVERCGESEANAAGVGFSFCLDDIRNLPGSSSENAKNESSVLICWSNDSCLEKALRKQTSWHAQGQVAQCDLRPCCNREEAEQRLKSSRCNTIDWLSD; from the coding sequence ATGGCCCTGCAACCCGCCACGGGCGCTCGAGATCTGAATCCGAAGCAAGTTCAACAAAACCAGCATCTAAGAGAACAGTTAGCGACGGTCTATCGCCATTGGGGGTACGACGAGGTGTCTCCACCCCAGGTCGAACGGCTCGACACACTGATGGCCGGTGGTGCGATTGCTAGTCATGACGTGGTTCGGCTCGTAGCCGATGACCCGCTGGGTCTTCGACCAGAGATGACAGCGTCGATTGCTAGAGCAGCCTGCACAAGACTGAAGGATCGGCCTAGGCCGCTGCGCCTTTGTGCTTGCGGAACCATTTTCGAAAGCCGAACGGCAGAAGAGGGAGGGCTGTGCATCGAGGAAAAACTGCACAGCGGTGTAGAGCTCTTTGGCGTTAAAGATCTGGCAGCAGAACTTGAACTTCTAACGCTGCTGTTAGAGGCCATGAATGCTCTCTCGCTGTTGGGAGAGCATCAGCCCAAACTGCTGATCGGCCACACGGCGTTGATGGAATTGGTCTTGGCACCATTTGAGCAACCGATGCGCGAAGACATCCGCACCTGCTTAATCCAATACGACCGACTCGGACTCGAAGCGATGGGGCTTGATTCATCAGATCTGAGACGGTTAGTGAACCTCCTGGACTGCCGGGGCACACCAAAGACGATTCTTGATTTGTTGGGAGAACACTTTGGCTCCCAAACCGTTCTCAATGATCTGAACCGCGTATTTGTCCATCTCAGTCCCCTTGCTCAACAACAATCTCTGGCACTTCAATTGGATCCAACCTTTCACCCTCATCATCAGCTCTATGACGGCTTGGTGTTTCAACTGGTCTGTCAGGGAGTTTCAGCTCCAGTGGTGATTGCCCGTGGAGGTCGTTATGACGGATTGGTGGAGCGGTGCGGAGAAAGTGAAGCAAATGCTGCGGGGGTGGGGTTTAGTTTTTGCCTCGACGATATTCGTAACCTTCCTGGCTCTAGTTCCGAGAATGCCAAAAATGAATCGAGTGTTTTAATTTGCTGGAGCAATGATTCATGTCTTGAAAAGGCGTTGAGGAAACAGACGAGCTGGCATGCACAAGGGCAGGTTGCTCAATGTGATCTCAGGCCTTGTTGCAATCGTGAAGAAGCTGAGCAACGTCTCAAGTCTTCGCGATGCAACA
- the pstB gene encoding phosphate ABC transporter ATP-binding protein PstB, producing the protein MTFTESTELANQKLETCVSIQNTTISYGSFEALKNVFCDIPRGQVTAFIGPSGCGKSTVLRAINRMNDLIEGCSLKGRILFEGADLYSPDVDPVEVRRRIGMVFQQPNPFPKSIYENIAFGARINGYNGDMDELVERSLRQAAVWDECKDKLKESGNSLSGGQQQRLCIARTIAIEPEVILMDEPCSALDPISTLKIEETIHELKKTFTIVIVTHNMQQASRVSDMTAFFNAEAVEGGSGKVGYLVEFNETNKIFNSPAQKATQDYVSGRFG; encoded by the coding sequence ATGACTTTTACAGAATCGACAGAGTTAGCCAATCAAAAGCTTGAAACTTGTGTATCTATTCAAAATACAACAATCAGCTATGGCTCCTTCGAGGCCTTAAAGAATGTATTTTGTGATATACCGAGAGGTCAAGTAACAGCTTTTATTGGACCCTCGGGGTGTGGAAAGTCCACAGTCCTACGAGCCATTAATCGGATGAACGATTTGATTGAGGGATGTTCTCTCAAAGGAAGAATTCTGTTTGAAGGTGCTGATTTATATTCTCCCGATGTTGATCCAGTTGAAGTACGCCGACGTATCGGGATGGTTTTTCAACAACCGAATCCTTTTCCAAAGAGCATTTATGAAAATATAGCTTTTGGTGCACGTATTAATGGCTATAACGGCGATATGGATGAATTAGTGGAGAGGTCACTGCGTCAGGCAGCAGTATGGGATGAATGCAAAGATAAACTCAAAGAAAGTGGCAACTCACTTTCTGGTGGTCAACAGCAGCGTCTTTGTATTGCACGCACCATCGCGATTGAGCCTGAAGTGATCCTGATGGATGAACCATGCTCTGCTCTTGATCCCATCTCTACCCTGAAGATTGAGGAAACGATCCATGAGCTCAAGAAGACTTTCACGATTGTGATCGTGACTCACAACATGCAGCAGGCCTCACGTGTGAGTGATATGACAGCTTTCTTCAATGCTGAAGCGGTTGAAGGGGGTTCAGGCAAAGTAGGTTATCTCGTTGAATTCAATGAAACAAATAAAATCTTTAATTCTCCTGCGCAGAAGGCTACCCAGGATTACGTTTCAGGTCGCTTTGGATGA